Proteins encoded in a region of the Mucilaginibacter sabulilitoris genome:
- a CDS encoding MarR family winged helix-turn-helix transcriptional regulator, translated as MEKDILLASELRTVVTRLIKKLRKQSSMASQLSLTERSTVALLDQHGELLPNELAAMEKITTQSMSQILNKLLLLGFINRRISEIDKRKAIISLSDAGRAVLYQVRNERDEWLNKALDATCTAEEKVLLKKAIGPLTKLVDFD; from the coding sequence ATGGAAAAAGATATCCTATTGGCTTCAGAGCTCCGTACCGTAGTAACCAGACTAATTAAAAAATTGCGCAAACAGTCGTCAATGGCGAGTCAGTTATCGCTTACAGAACGGTCGACGGTAGCTTTGTTAGATCAGCATGGCGAATTGCTGCCCAATGAACTTGCCGCTATGGAGAAGATCACCACGCAAAGCATGTCGCAAATACTCAATAAGCTGTTATTGCTCGGGTTTATAAACCGGCGCATATCTGAAATTGATAAGCGCAAGGCCATCATCAGTCTGTCAGATGCCGGCCGGGCCGTGTTATACCAAGTGCGTAACGAGCGCGACGAGTGGCTGAATAAAGCATTGGACGCTACCTGCACAGCAGAAGAAAAAGTACTGCTTAAAAAAGCTATAGGACCTTTAACCAAATTAGTTGATTTTGATTGA
- a CDS encoding MFS transporter produces the protein MNINTFNAFKSRNYRLYFAGQSVSLIGTWMQKTAVSWVVYSLTHSQFMLGVTLFASLFPSFLFSFVGGVVADRYNRFRLLLATQAASMIQAVLLTALVFWGHYVVWEIIALSAILGVINAFDVPARQSLVYEMVNSKADLPNALALNSSMVNLSRLIGPGIAGLVLEKFGDTVCFGANALSFIAVIGSLLMMRLPKTDSKKHDKNIFFELKEGFTYISKTPSIKVVLIMLAMISLMVLPFSTLIPVYAKDIFKGTASTFGVIDSVIGLGAFSGAIFLASLKPGRNLKKILAINTLIFGGGLVLFSHMPSYPLALVFAAITGFGMMSQITISNTLIQTTVAPEMRGRVISFYAMAFFGMQPLGGLLVGSVSQWIGTPDTVMAEGAVALLIGLLHFRFLRKRKLKKVTAPTLEQQPINTLA, from the coding sequence ATGAATATAAACACATTTAATGCTTTTAAAAGCCGCAACTACCGGCTTTATTTTGCCGGGCAATCCGTATCGCTCATAGGAACCTGGATGCAGAAAACCGCTGTAAGCTGGGTGGTTTACTCGCTCACACACTCGCAGTTTATGCTGGGTGTTACTTTATTCGCCAGTTTGTTCCCTTCGTTTTTATTTTCTTTTGTAGGTGGCGTTGTTGCCGACAGGTATAATCGTTTCCGGTTATTGCTGGCTACCCAGGCGGCCTCAATGATACAAGCGGTATTACTTACCGCGCTGGTATTCTGGGGGCATTATGTGGTATGGGAAATCATTGCGCTGAGCGCCATTTTGGGTGTTATTAACGCTTTTGATGTACCGGCCAGGCAATCGTTGGTATATGAGATGGTGAATAGTAAAGCCGACCTGCCAAATGCCCTCGCGCTCAATTCATCAATGGTTAACCTATCGCGTCTTATCGGGCCCGGTATAGCAGGATTAGTACTCGAGAAATTTGGTGATACCGTGTGTTTCGGGGCCAATGCGTTAAGCTTTATAGCTGTAATAGGCTCATTGCTGATGATGAGGCTTCCAAAAACCGACTCTAAAAAACACGATAAAAACATCTTTTTCGAGTTAAAAGAAGGTTTTACCTATATCAGTAAAACGCCCTCTATTAAAGTTGTGCTGATTATGCTGGCCATGATCAGTTTAATGGTACTGCCTTTTAGTACGTTGATACCGGTATATGCCAAGGACATTTTTAAAGGGACTGCGTCAACCTTTGGGGTGATTGATAGCGTGATAGGTCTGGGTGCATTTTCGGGAGCTATATTCCTGGCCTCGCTAAAACCGGGGCGCAATCTGAAAAAAATACTGGCTATTAATACCCTGATTTTTGGCGGCGGACTGGTTCTTTTTTCGCACATGCCCAGCTACCCACTGGCGCTGGTATTTGCAGCCATTACCGGTTTCGGGATGATGTCGCAGATTACCATCAGTAATACACTCATTCAAACCACGGTTGCTCCGGAGATGCGCGGAAGAGTGATCAGCTTTTATGCCATGGCTTTTTTTGGAATGCAGCCACTTGGCGGTTTGCTGGTTGGGTCGGTTTCACAATGGATAGGAACTCCCGATACGGTGATGGCCGAAGGTGCGGTGGCTTTGTTGATAGGCTTACTGCATTTCCGGTTCCTGCGTAAACGCAAACTGAAAAAAGTAACAGCCCCAACTTTAGAACAACAGCCTATAAATACACTTGCTTAA
- a CDS encoding isochorismatase family protein has protein sequence MITTLDEKTALVLIDLQNMVVQLPLAHPVDAVIANSAKLLAAFRAAELPVVIVNVNPIGSAASKTRKDSNNRSSGEALPKEALEITPEIKVEDGDIFITKQTWGAFYQTQLHNELQEKGITGIVLAGIATSIGVEGTARSANEFGYNIAFASDAMTDLFLDAHTNSFKYIFPRLGEVGTTDDIIEKLMK, from the coding sequence ATGATAACTACATTAGATGAAAAAACAGCCCTTGTATTAATTGATCTGCAGAATATGGTAGTGCAGTTGCCATTAGCGCATCCGGTAGATGCGGTGATAGCAAACTCTGCTAAATTGCTGGCCGCTTTCCGCGCGGCTGAATTACCAGTAGTGATTGTAAATGTTAATCCGATAGGTTCTGCGGCGTCAAAAACGCGTAAGGATTCTAATAACAGGTCTTCGGGTGAAGCTTTACCAAAAGAAGCGCTCGAAATAACTCCGGAAATAAAAGTTGAGGACGGCGATATTTTTATAACCAAGCAAACCTGGGGCGCTTTTTACCAAACCCAATTGCATAATGAACTGCAGGAAAAAGGCATAACCGGCATAGTACTGGCCGGAATTGCAACCAGCATAGGCGTTGAGGGAACTGCCCGCTCGGCCAATGAGTTCGGTTATAATATCGCTTTTGCCAGCGATGCCATGACCGATTTGTTTCTCGACGCGCATACTAATAGCTTTAAATACATTTTCCCGCGTTTGGGAGAAGTTGGGACCACCGATGACATTATTGAAAAGTTAATGAAGTAA